Proteins found in one Sorghum bicolor cultivar BTx623 chromosome 1, Sorghum_bicolor_NCBIv3, whole genome shotgun sequence genomic segment:
- the LOC8081515 gene encoding uncharacterized protein LOC8081515, which produces MVVGRLGIGTDVSGNHSAVRTPQRQLCGPERPILFCTACGPLGSVLCFLIRPRAFLSLCLSAVRFDRSFASASAGEGIMAAAVSSVSVLPLAPLRPLPLRRAARNVLEGRVRRASSPLLLARHDGLRRGRPAAAAAAVAGEAELPLEEAEAAMRVAADDDSITATVVSVLLTVAFVGLSLLTLGVIYLAVQDFLQKREKEKFEKEEAERQKEEARKKRAKSRQKRRNY; this is translated from the exons ATGGTGGTAGGAAGGTTGGGGATAGGGACGGATGTCTCTGGAAATCACTCGGCTGTTCGGACCCCGCAGCGGCAGCTCTGTGGGCCGGAACGGCCCATCTTGTTCTGCACCGCCTGCGGCCCACTAGGCTCGGTTTTATGTTTTCTGATACGGCCCAGGGCCTTTCTTTCCCTCTGTCTTTCGGCCGTTCGTTTCGACCGTTCATTTGCTTCGGCGAGCGCCGGGGAGGGGATAATGGCAGCAGCGGTGAGCTCGGTCTCAGTTCTGCCCCTCGCGCCGCTGAGGCCGCTTCCGTTGAGGCGCGCAGCTAGGAATGTGTTGGAGGGACGAGTGAGAAGGGCTTCGAGTCCCCTGCTCCTCGCGAGGCATGATGGGCTGCGGCGCGGGCGCCCGGCTGCGGCTGCTGCGGCCGTGGCCGGCGAAGCGGAGTTGCCCCTCGAAGAGGCGGAGGCCGCGATGAGGGTGGCCGCGGACGACGACAGCATCACGGCCACGGTGGTGTCCGTGCTGCTCACGGTTGCGTTCGTCGGCCTCTCCCTCCTCACCCTCGGG GTGATCTACCTGGCGGTGCAGGACTTCTTGCAGAAGAGGGAAAAGGAGAAGTTTGAGAAGGAGGAGGCTGAGAGGCAGAAAGAGGAGGCGAGGAAGAAGAGGGCTAAGTCCAGGCAGAAgagaagaaattattga
- the LOC8081516 gene encoding uncharacterized protein LOC8081516 yields MAGDRLSWAGLLKWSLSYVDGAGPSRAVSEEERRWLAEAVERHMMMDVVSRMREIALLMSTPPAVLEAQGITHDDIEDLLSELQVHVESIDMANDLHSVGGLVPVIKYLRNSNARIRAKAADVVTTVVQNNPTSQQLVMEASGFEPLLSNFRSDPDLTARIKALGALSSLIRNNKPGVSAFRLANGYTGLRDALNSESARFQRKALSLTHYLLSESHSDCSVFAQLGFPHLMMRLASSDDSGVREAALGGLLELARDTTLGNRSLLAEHDRLRRLLCGRMESIRTMTPEDLDAAREERQLVDSLWITCYHEPSMLRNEGLLVLPGEESFEQPPDVAGRFFEPMRRASARRTPPVDRSDPGDETGGGMVLLLGPAPDGRSNSPRH; encoded by the exons ATGGCGGGGGATCGGCTGAGCTGGGCGGGGCTGCTGAAATGGAGCCTCTCCTACGTCGACGGGGCGGGGCCGTCCCGCGCCGTCAG CGAGGAGGAGCGGCGGTGGCTGGCGGAGGCGGTGGAGCGGCACATGATGATGGACGTGGTGAGCCGGATGAGGGAGATTGCGCTGCTCATGAGCACCCCGCCCGCCGTCCTGGAGGCGCAGGGCATCACCCACGACGACATCGAAG ATTTGCTGAGTGAGCTGCAGGTGCATGTGGAGTCTATCGACATGGCAAATG ATTTGCATTCTGTTGGTGGGTTGGTTCCAGTTATCAAGTACCTCAGAAATTCTAATGCCCGTATCCGAGCGAAAGCAGCTGATGTGGTAACAACAGTGGTTCAGAACAATCCGACCAGCCAGCAGTTGGTCATGGAAGCTAGTGGTTTTGAACCTCTCTTATCCAATTTCAGATCAGATCCTGACCTTACTGCTCGGATAAAAGCTCTTGGTGCACTATCTT CTCTGATACGGAACAACAAACCAGGAGTTTCTGCATTTCGTTTAGCCAACGGATATACAGGACTAAGAGATGCATTGAATTCAGAAAGTGCAAGGTTTCAGAG GAAAGCGTTGAGTCTGACTCACTATCTGCTCAGCGAAAGCCATTCAGATTGTTCAGTATTTGCACAGTTAGGTTTCCCCCACCTTATGATGCGTTTGGCATCCAGCGATGACTCTGGTGTTCGAGAGGCAGCATTAGGGGGCTTGCTTGAGCTAGCAAGGGACACAACACTTGGAAATAGGAGTCTACTAGCAGAACATGACAGGTTACGGCGGCTTCTCTGTGGACGTATGGAAAGCATAAGGACGATGACTCCTGAAGATTTGGATGCTGCACGAGAAGAGAGGCAGCTTGTTGACTCACTGTGGATCACATGCTACCATGAACCCTCCATGCTCCGCAATGAAGGCCTCCTTGTTCTGCCTGGGGAGGAATCTTTCGAACAACCTCCTGATGTGGCTGGTAGATTCTTTGAGCCAATGCGCCGAGCTTCTGCTAGGAGGACACCCCCTGTTGATAGATCAGATCCAGGGGATGAAACTGGGGGAGGTATGGTTTTGCTTTTGGGTCCAGCAccagatggtagatcaaatTCCCCCCGTCACTGA
- the LOC8084942 gene encoding pentatricopeptide repeat-containing protein At5g59600: MCARTTTSSWMKQLTNASRQGRHGRVLHLFFAHLRRGDRGLVDLHPAAVPTALRACARLGNASSGRLIHALVITRFPFLAADAVAATALLDMYAKCGLVASAQRVFDEMPRKDDLVAWNALVACYARHALPDRALALAIKMRGQCLRPDLMTWNAVISGFALAGDDQMAGELVGAMEEDGFQPDVVTWTSLVSGSVLNFQYARARVLFRRMVTAGNPVLPCSATIVSILPAFANVADVKRGKEVHTYAVVTGVEQELTVGSALLDMYTKSGFLLEARRLFDRMAERSTVTWNSMIFGLANSGHCQEAIGLFNRMLCDGARPDHLTFTAVLTACSYAGMVELGKSLYRDMQEEHGIEPRLEHCACMVHLLGRAGWLAEAYDFIKAMPLEPDCFVWGALLGACRSHGDIKLAELAASHLLTVEPANAASCLLLSDSLAGAGRQDDVTKMKRLAKRRRMKKLDGCSWLSEST; this comes from the coding sequence ATGTGCGCACGCACAACCACCAGCTCATGGATGAAGCAGCTGACGAACGCTTCCCGGCAAGGCCGCCACGGCCGCGTTCTCCACCTCTTCTTCGCCCACCTCCGACGCGGCGATCGCGGCTTGGTGGACCTGCACCCCGCGGCCGTCCCCACGGCGCTCCGCGCCTGCGCGCGCCTCGGAAACGCTTCCTCCGGCCGCCTAATCCACGCGCTCGTCATCACCCGGTTCCCGTTCCtcgccgccgacgccgtcgCCGCCACCGCGCTTCTCGACATGTACGCCAAATGCGGCCTGGTCGCGAGTGCCCAGAGGGTGTTCGACGAAATGCCGCGAAAGGATGACCTCGTCGCCTGGAACGCGCTGGTCGCATGCTACGCGCGCCACGCCCTCCCGGACCGGGCCCTGGCGCTAGCCATCAAGATGCGGGGCCAATGCCTGCGACCCGACCTGATGACATGGAACGCCGTCATCTCTGGTTTCGCGCTAGCTGGCGACGACCAGATGGCCGGGGAATTGGTCGGCGCCATGGAGGAGGACGGGTTCCAGCCGGACGTGGTCACTTGGACATCGCTTGTATCCGGCTCGGTGCTGAACTTCCAGTATGCCAGGGCGCGCGTGCTGTTCCGGAGAATGGTGACCGCTGGCAACCCCGTCCTGCCGTGCTCGGCCACGATTGTCAGCATCCTGCCTGCCTTCGCCAATGTCGCTGACGTGAAGCGTGGCAAGGAAGTCCACACCTACGCCGTGGTGACCGGCGTCGAACAGGAGCTTACTGTGGGCAGCGCTCTACTAGATATGTACACGAAGAGCGGGTTCCTGCTGGAAGCACGCCGGCTGTTCGACAGGATGGCGGAAAGAAGCACGGTGACTTGGAATTCCATGATCTTCGGGCTGGCGAATTCAGGCCACTGCCAAGAAGCCATCGGTCTCTTCAACCGGATGCTGTGCGACGGAGCAAGGCCGGATCACCTGACGTTCACAGCCGTTCTGACGGCTTGCAGCTACGCCGGCATGGTGGAGCTCGGGAAGAGCCTGTACCGCGACATGCAGGAAGAGCACGGCATCGAGCCGAGGCTGGAGCACTGCGCATGCATGGTGCATTTGCTTGGCCGAGCCGGCTGGCTCGCCGAGGCTTATGATTTCATCAAAGCCATGCCCCTGGAGCCTGACTGCTTCGTCTGGGGGGCGTTGCTGGGGGCATGCCGGAGCCATGGCGACATCAAGCTTGCCGAGCTGGCTGCGTCCCACCTGCTAACCGTCGAGCCGGCCAATGCAGCTAGTTGCCTGCTACTCTCGGACTCGCTGGCAGGTGCAGGCAGACAAGATGATGTTACGAAGATGAAGAGGCTGGCAAAGAGACGGCGCATGAAGAAGCTGGATGGCTGCAGCTGGCTGAGTGAGTCTACATAA